A portion of the Rhodococcus pseudokoreensis genome contains these proteins:
- the gcvP gene encoding aminomethyl-transferring glycine dehydrogenase yields the protein MIDAGSRTFADRHVGPNAAELAHILELVGADSLDDLASKAVPAVILDGVTGGIADGLDALPAPVSEHEALAELSALAAQNTVATSMIGLGYYDTLTPPVLIRNIIENPAWYTAYTPYQPEISQGRLEALLNFQTMVADLTGMEVANSSMLDEATAAAEAMTLLRRASKSKSPRFVVDADLFPQTLAVVETRAEPLGIEIVVADLSAGLPDGDFFGVLGQMPGASGRIADYTDVIAAAHERGALVAVGADLLALTLLTPPGEIGADACFGTTQRFGVPMGFGGPHAGYLAVHTKHARQLPGRLVGVSVDADGDKAYRLALQTREQHIRREKATSNICTAQVLLAILAAMYASYHGAEGLKAIALRVANTAHSLAAALRKTGSVVVHDQFFDTILVRVDGRAADVVAKAKDAGINLRLVDADHVAVACDEATTDDDVAHVLAAFGGDGAVAPEAGTSVPDAQLRGSDYLQHEAFTRYRTETAMLRYLRALSDKDIALDRSMIPLGSCTMKLNATAEMEAITWPAFAGLHPFAPTGDTPGILRIIKDLENWLVAVTGYDAVSLQPNAGSQGEYAGLLAIRNYHLSRGDDHRDTCLIPSSAHGTNAASAVMAGMRVEVVACRPNGDVDLDDLRAKIADHAERLAAIMITYPSTHGVYEHEIADICAAVHDAGGQVYVDGANLNALVGLARPGRFGGDVSHLNLHKTFCIPHGGGGPGVGPIGVRSHLTPFLPGHPLAPELGTAGPISAAPYGSASILPITWAYIRMMGAVGLRRASLTAIASANYIARRLDEYFPVLYTGEGGMVAHECILDLRPITKDTGVTVDDVAKRLADYGFHAPTMSFPVAGTLMVEPTESENLEEIDAFCEAMIAIRAEIDRVGSGEWTVDDNPLRGAPHTAGCLAAEWNHPYTRETAVFPRGKARPKVWPAVRRIDGAHGDRNLVCSCPPISAFEGA from the coding sequence GTGATCGACGCTGGAAGCCGTACATTCGCCGATCGTCATGTCGGCCCGAACGCTGCGGAACTCGCGCACATTCTCGAACTGGTCGGGGCCGATTCGCTGGACGACCTCGCGTCGAAAGCCGTTCCCGCCGTCATCCTGGACGGGGTCACGGGTGGGATCGCCGACGGCCTCGACGCCCTGCCCGCACCGGTCTCCGAGCACGAGGCGCTCGCCGAACTGTCCGCACTCGCCGCGCAGAACACCGTGGCGACGTCCATGATCGGGCTCGGCTACTACGACACCCTCACCCCGCCGGTTCTGATCCGGAACATCATCGAGAACCCGGCCTGGTACACGGCCTACACGCCGTACCAGCCCGAGATCAGCCAGGGCCGCCTCGAGGCCCTCCTCAACTTCCAGACGATGGTCGCCGACCTGACCGGCATGGAGGTCGCCAACTCGTCGATGCTCGACGAGGCCACCGCCGCCGCCGAGGCGATGACCCTGCTGCGCCGGGCGAGCAAGAGCAAGTCCCCGCGGTTCGTCGTCGACGCCGACCTGTTCCCGCAGACGCTGGCCGTCGTCGAGACCCGGGCCGAGCCGCTCGGCATCGAGATCGTGGTGGCCGATCTGTCCGCAGGCCTGCCGGACGGCGACTTCTTCGGCGTCCTCGGGCAGATGCCCGGCGCGTCCGGCCGCATCGCCGACTACACTGACGTGATCGCCGCAGCCCACGAGCGCGGCGCACTGGTCGCAGTCGGAGCGGACCTGCTGGCGCTGACTCTCCTCACCCCGCCCGGCGAGATCGGTGCCGACGCCTGCTTCGGCACCACCCAGCGGTTCGGTGTCCCCATGGGCTTCGGCGGCCCGCACGCCGGCTACCTGGCCGTGCACACCAAGCACGCACGCCAGCTCCCCGGCCGCCTGGTGGGCGTCTCCGTCGACGCCGACGGCGACAAGGCCTACCGGCTGGCGCTGCAGACCCGCGAGCAGCACATTCGCCGTGAGAAGGCGACCTCGAACATCTGCACCGCGCAGGTGCTCCTCGCGATTCTCGCGGCCATGTACGCCAGCTACCACGGCGCCGAGGGTCTGAAGGCGATCGCCCTGCGCGTCGCGAACACGGCACATTCCCTGGCGGCCGCCCTCCGCAAGACCGGGTCCGTCGTCGTGCACGACCAGTTCTTCGACACGATCCTCGTGCGCGTCGACGGCCGGGCGGCGGACGTCGTGGCGAAGGCGAAGGACGCCGGCATCAACCTGCGGCTCGTCGACGCCGATCACGTCGCCGTCGCCTGTGACGAGGCCACCACCGACGACGACGTCGCCCACGTGCTGGCGGCGTTCGGCGGCGACGGCGCAGTGGCCCCCGAGGCGGGCACATCCGTCCCGGACGCGCAGCTCCGCGGATCCGACTACCTGCAGCACGAGGCGTTCACCCGGTACCGCACCGAAACGGCGATGCTGCGCTACCTGCGGGCGTTGTCCGACAAGGACATCGCACTCGACCGCAGCATGATCCCGCTCGGCTCCTGCACGATGAAGCTCAATGCCACCGCCGAGATGGAAGCGATCACCTGGCCCGCATTCGCCGGACTGCACCCGTTCGCGCCCACCGGGGACACCCCGGGAATTCTGCGCATCATCAAGGACCTCGAGAACTGGCTCGTCGCCGTCACCGGCTACGACGCCGTCAGCCTGCAGCCGAATGCCGGCAGCCAGGGCGAGTACGCCGGACTGCTCGCGATCCGCAACTACCACCTCAGCCGCGGCGACGACCACCGCGACACCTGCCTCATCCCGTCGAGCGCCCACGGCACCAACGCCGCCTCGGCGGTCATGGCCGGGATGCGCGTCGAGGTCGTCGCGTGCCGCCCCAACGGTGACGTGGACCTCGACGATCTGCGGGCGAAGATCGCGGACCACGCCGAGCGCCTCGCGGCGATCATGATCACCTACCCGTCCACCCACGGGGTGTACGAGCACGAGATCGCCGACATCTGCGCCGCCGTCCACGACGCAGGCGGCCAGGTGTACGTCGACGGCGCCAACCTCAACGCCCTGGTCGGTCTGGCCAGGCCCGGACGGTTCGGCGGCGACGTCAGCCACCTCAACCTGCACAAGACGTTCTGCATCCCGCACGGCGGCGGCGGCCCCGGTGTCGGTCCGATCGGTGTGCGGTCGCACCTCACACCGTTCCTGCCCGGACATCCGCTCGCACCCGAACTCGGCACCGCAGGCCCGATCTCCGCGGCCCCGTACGGCAGCGCGTCGATCCTGCCCATCACGTGGGCGTACATCCGGATGATGGGCGCCGTCGGACTGCGCCGCGCCAGCCTGACCGCCATCGCGTCGGCCAACTACATCGCGCGCCGCCTGGACGAGTACTTCCCCGTCCTCTACACGGGCGAGGGCGGAATGGTGGCCCACGAGTGCATCCTCGACCTCCGGCCGATCACCAAGGACACCGGTGTGACCGTGGACGACGTCGCAAAGCGTCTCGCCGACTACGGTTTTCACGCACCGACGATGAGCTTCCCGGTGGCGGGCACGCTGATGGTGGAGCCCACCGAGAGTGAGAACCTCGAAGAGATCGACGCCTTCTGTGAGGCGATGATCGCGATCCGCGCCGAGATCGACCGCGTCGGCTCGGGGGAGTGGACGGTGGACGACAACCCGCTGCGCGGCGCCCCGCACACGGCCGGCTGCCTGGCGGCGGAATGGAACCACCCCTACACCCGCGAGACGGCGGTGTTCCCTCGCGGCAAGGCCCGGCCGAAGGTGTGGCCCGCGGTGCGGCGCATCGACGGCGCGCACGGTGACCGCAACCTCGTGTGCTCCTGCCCGCCGATCTCCGCATTCGAAGGCGCCTGA